The stretch of DNA TCGATTTTTTAGTTGAGAAAATCAGTGTAGGAGCACCTTGCTCACTAGGTCTGATTGGGGACATGCTGAGCGGAGCTCCACCGAAATCTGCACCTCCTGCAACTACCGTAGAGTTTTTAAGAGCAGGATATCGGTTGGTTGGACTCATCCCAATTTTTCCTGATTTGCGGGAACTAGACTTGCTGGATTCAGGCAAAGAATGCGTTAGTCTTCTCGACTTCGCAGATAACTCTTCGTCCGTTTCTtcctcatcattttcttctgtaGACTTTTCGTCTATGGAATCGTTATCACTAGGTGGAGTTTCCTCCACTTCCTACGaatttacaaacaaaatttagttCTAGGTATAATGATTAACAAGATATtgacaaaatgaaatagatagtgaaaaagaatttacagCTTCGTTGATCAATAGTAGATCATCCACAATTGGTTGAATCGTACTACGATCCTCTTTGGTGGCCAGAGACTCAAATTTCTGACTTCCTCGTGAGCGGCTTCCAGATGATGACAACGATGCTTTAGCTTCTTCGACCTGCTCTATGACGGGAGATGGAGTTTTGTTGATGGGTTCCGTAATTTGCTTCGACAAGAGGTCGTCAGGTTCTTCCGATTCCGATTCTACATAAATGGATTCGTAAATGGAAGATAAACgaagaaatatattttcaactaGGACAAACCTGAATCGGAATCTAAGATTACTCTGGAGAACGCCGGTAACGACTTATTGGGAGGTCGGTTAGAACGCGATGGCAATTCCAATACAGGATCATCATCTTCAcctaagtaattttttaaagaagacaATTGGAATAATAAAGTCGAGATTCAAGAGATTAAAAAATCGCTTGTGTTGACGGAAAACCAACCTGATTCTGGGCGTGTTAtgttcttccttttgattACGTTTGATGAAGACTTTGATTCGGATGCCCTCCTTGAACTGCCTGGAAtactttcaatttcttcaagtAATGGCGAAGGAGTTTTGCGAGTAGCAGTTGATCGTGTTGATTTATTGGGGCTGTTGAAAACTTCATCAATTGTTTCTGACAAGGAATTGTAGGAAGCTCGGCTAGAGCTCCgcaagtttttttcaatttccttgaTTTTAGGCGATGGTAATAGATTCAATATGGGGCCATTGTCTTCATCTGAATAATGTATCAGAACAATTACAATTATTTGAATGGGCAAGATTTAAGGATCGTTTAAAGCTGAGTGAAACACTAACCTGAGTCTGGgcgttgaattttctttcttctgattACATTTGATGAAGACGATGATTGAGAGGCTCTGCTAGAACTCCGTGAAATATTTCTCGTTTCTTCAGCGGAAGGCGAAGTAGTTCTGCGAGAAGCGGTTGACCGTGATgaattatttgcttttttcaacACCACATCATTATTTCCCGGTAAGGATTTGGAGGCTCGGCTGGAACTAATGTTATCATTAGACTTTGTTACCGTCGTTGTTTTGTTGGAAGCTCGACTGGCACTGCGCAAACTTctgttaattttcttaattaccGACGAAACTGATTCAGCATCAGCATCTTCGGGATCATTATCTACCAATATACAGAAAACAATAATGGTATTTTAAATATGGCTAGGAAACGGGATATTGTCATTCTATAAGTTACCTGAAGCTGGGACTGCGCTTCGTTTGCTGTCATTTAATGACGATGATGACTTATTTGATGCTCGGCTGGAAGTACGCGAAaccgttcctttttcttctatttcttcgtCGACTAATGGAAGAGTTGCGTGATGCGAGGTTACCGCCGTTAAATTAGATCTCTTAGACACCAAAACGTTTGGGATTTCCAGTGTAGGACCTTTAAGAGGAGATTCTGATGATGCAGGAAtgtcattcttttctcttggctCCACTGTCGGGCCAGTCATTAAgtgtttactttttattatctGTGTGGATGATGTAGAAGGAGAAAAATCATCTGAGGATTCCAGTTCTGGCATGTCGCTATCGTCAGACAAATCAGAATCACTAGCTTTAGTTGGGGTTTCTAAGAGtgcttttgatttcttcatctCACCAGGATCTTGTTCTTTCTGGCTTTGTAGAGCTTTATTGAACGCTGTAGTCGACATTCGcgttttagattttttgacAAGGCGATTAATTTGTTGCATCTTTTCAGGACTTTCTAAAGCTGAGGGAATTTCCACGGAATCTTGTTCTTTCTCGTCTTcttgagttttttttgttactctAGTCGACATTCGCGATTTAGATTTGTTAACAAGGCGACTAACTTCTTGCTTCTTTGCAGGATTTTCTAAAGATGAGGGATTGTCTTCAGAATCTTGTTCTTGTTGATCTTCTAACACCTTTTTGAAGGTGGTAGTCGACATTCGCattttagatttgttttcaaGGCGACTAACTTCATGCTTCTTTCCAGGACTTTCTAAAGTTGAGGGGATTTCTTCAGAATCTTGTTCTTGTTGatcttttttcccatcaagGGTTTCTTTAAACATTGATGTAGATGTACGTTTCTTAGATTTCAAAGGTCTTCGAGAGAGTAATTTATCTGGACTTCCTAAATCAGAAGGAATATTTGATTCACCCAGGTCATCAGAGGTATTTACCACCTGTGACTGCTGACCGAGCTGCTGGCTTTGGAATGCTTTGGAATAAGCAGAAATTGACAtccgtttcttgttttttttggttggtatTGGGCGAACAACTAAACTCGGACTTCCTAAGTTTGACAGAATCTCAGAGTTATCAAAGACGGAATCATCCTGAAAGCTGTGAGTCCGTGTCTCATCaacactcttcttttttgagaCATTTCCTTGAGATAGTACTTCATCATTAAGTTTCCTTTTCTGAACCCTCTGACTACTTTGAGAACTTACTACAGGTGTAACAACTTCTTCGTTTTGTAGAACAAgtttctgaaatttaaaaaaccatttattattatgttgGAGCAAAGAATTCAACAAATTACCTTATTAGGAGGTTCAAAAATTTCGTCTAATAGATCAGGCGAATCAACTGGTGTGGCAATATCAAAGAACCTGTCAATCACACGTAGTGGTGTCGTAGTCTCAATCGATTTGTTCATCTTCTCATCTTTCGCCATTTTATTTGAACTATTAATTACTTGAATGTTACTTGAATGTGAAAACCTTTTATCGACATTACCGCCACAAAGCACAAAATCGAATTGTGGGAAATCAAATTGGAGGGAATAGGCTACAAAATAACAACTTCTGAACTGCAAAGGCCAGTCAACTGCAATTGATAGACTGATAGACTGTAGTAGCTGGTTGCTGGTATACTCTGGTGAGTGGTAGTCCTAAATATTttagcagagctatagactcctcaaaatgaaaatctttgacaggaataaattttattttttccggaATGCTTTATTtcgatatatttatattcGATAAACTAAATGTATTTAATAATGTTAAGAAATGGCACTGATACATATTTCTTAATTAGTAAACTAGCGGTGGCGCTGTAAAAccagaaagaaatgaaaaaaataatcccgctaaaaatgaattcttcATAACAAACTTTAAGTTTTGGGCTTAGTTTAGCGATATGTTTGTATTTACTGCTGGAGGCTACATCTAAACGGCTAGTTAATTAGTTTACTTACTATTATAGACCAATAGCTAAATTTTAGAACTTATCTGGCATggcataatttaaaaaacaaacggagGTATTCCGACAGACCCCTGGtcgcttcacggctgtgttggcttccctatcccggtttcagggtccACGTCCATCCGTGCagcgaaatttttcaaacagtgCACATAACGaatgaatttgacatttttgttgccgttttttggtttcaaactAGAATGCAAAaacatcatttttaaatgtttagcTAATTTTCCCGTAATTCTTACAAGGTAGCTCGGTGACTTAGCCGAAGGCCAACGCTTTTAACGTGAGCCCTAATTATATCTCACATAACGAATTCAGACTTAACGTCTTCTAGTATAAAATGAATTTACAATTTAGCACCAGGGACGTGGCGCTCGGAATCGTTAACACGCGCGGTCTCTTAATGGCAGATAGCGCGGGTAGTCCCTTCGTAAACTTAGAATTACAATTTACAGATAACCTGCAAgtcctatttttttctacttgtcTCTAAAACTCAATAATATGCTAGCGCACGGGGTTTTTATGTTTCAGCAATCGTAAGTTTTTAGCATAATCTCGACCGCAATCATCAACTTTAGTACCGACAGAATCCGTCGCTACGCTTGGCGAAGCATCCACAGCGAATAAAAAACGCCACCTGCATACGGCGGATTGGTAACCACAATTGAaaaatgcgttttttttttaaataaccgtttaaatttaaataacttaGGACTACTAGGacataaatagaaaatgaaccCCAGTCGTAAATTCTCTTTAAGCAAACATTTTGTCAATCTTCATACCTCTTCACTTGACTTGAATTTcacataaaatgaaattacttgGATCAAggatcaaaatcaaatacgCAATAAATAGTGATAAATTCTATgtttgaaattctttcatcAAGTTCTGACTCAAGGAAAGCCACTTCTTgatttataactttttttgcACATTTGGTACTAATGATTTTGTTGTGCTATAGACCTGTCACCATACTCGTTCAAATTGTATTAACGAATTCGTGAGATTCGATTCGAACAATATTAAGAATACAATAAAGCATTAtcacatgaaaaataaaataaagatacATCAAGAGCAATcaagaaaagtaaatttcaagattttctgTGAAATGAAATGTGAATCGATAATTCTAATCAGTGAGTGAAAGGTAGAAATCAAGTAATATCATATGAAATTTCTTGGTGAAtgtatttaattgaaaacaaacttGGGTAGGTAAACGGAATAAAGCACAAGGTTGGGGAATACAGGAACAACTAATTTCATCACAATCTCATTTatagagaaaggaaaaaaataaccgaaggaaggaaaacggaggacaataaaaaaaaacctaagctaataaaaaaaattatgcatcACCCACAGCCGATTAAATTGAAACTGGTGATTTCCCTAGGAATCTCGCGAGAGGCTTTATCAACCAAGTCTGGCCGACATGCATAATAATATGGTTCCTCAAACAGCACAAGTTGATACAAAATTAAACTGGCGACCATCATTGGGAGAGCAGGTTGGTTTTCTTTCTGCATCTGTTTAAGTTCTGTTTACGTTTTAGGTACAGAATTAGATcctaaaataaagaaaaacaaattattacaAATTCTATAATATGCGAGAGATATATGagaattttgaataatacCACTCGGTCCTGCTGGTTGATTCGATCCTGTAGCAGAGTTGTAAATAACAGGGGCCAGTCCATACAAATCTGTTCGCTGGTGTGGGCCTATGGTAGGCCTCCCGCGAGATCTTGGTGGAGCTGATGCGCCTAAACCACTGGGTCCTAAGACGAAGATGGTTAGTCagatatttaattttccaaataaataTGCAAACTACCTGGTAAGCCTGGTGATTGCGGAGTATTACCAAATTGGCGTTTGAGCTGGTCAGCAGCTACTTGGCGCTGCATTAGTAATCTTTGAGCATCACCGGGTTGCTGTAATGCTGCAGACTGAGCGGAAGCAGCGGCTGCGGCGGCTGAAGCGGCAGCTGCTTGCTGGACAGAAAAGTTTTGAAGTTGATCAAcctagaataaataaaaataataagttagGAACagtgttttaaaataaaaacaaaatctgattCATTAGAAAATGAACTCACTGTCAATCGAAGCCTTCCAAGGAACTCGTCCTGATTAATCCCAGGATTAGAGTTGTAGATCATAGCCGCTATGCTACTCAGTGGAATACCAGCAACCGATCGTCCGGCGAGTCCTCCTAAAATTTCTGGCATTCCAGGCATACTCATAAAACCAGGcatttcattcatcatcatgCCCATCATAGGGTTTACGCCgcgtttctcattttcaaagTCATCCCAAGCGGCTTTGCGCTCGGCTTCCGTCAGTTCTTCTTCGGACTTGTTTTCGAGAAGCGAGTCATGTTCGTGGTAAGTAACGATCCAGTCCTTTCTTTGGATAGTGAGCTCAGCCAGAAGACGATCTTTCGGTAGAAGGGGAGTCGGTCGACGTAAATGGCTATCAGGTTCGAAGATATATAACTCGTTAAGATCCGCTGAGTTGAAATGGCGTTCGATTTGTTGCTCATCGACAACTCGGCACGATAATGATAGTTTCGTAAcctagatttaaaaaaaaaaacggacaagATTAGATTTTATACGAGTGAACCGATAATGAACTCTTTTACCTGGCGATCGTAAATTTTCTCCTCCATGGTGCCTTGAGCCAAAAAACGATAAATATAGCAAGGTTTCTTTTGCCCAAACCTAGAATAAGTcataaaaattgtaagtttgcgttatttaataattaattaataatttaattaactcACCGATAAACGCGGAAAATACTTTGCACGTCGTGCGAGGGATTCCACGAGGCGTCAAAAATTATGACACGATTCGCTGCAACCAGATTGATTCCCAAGCCACCGGCTTTAGTTGAAATAAGAAACAGTCGAGAACGAAGATTGGAGGGATTGTTGAAAGCATTGCATGCGTTTTTACGCAGCTCCGCTGAAGTCTGTCCATCTAATCGGAAGTAGTCGTGATTGAAACGCCATGTCCCAATAGGATCCTGTTTTAACtgtatagaaaaaataatgcaTAATGTAAAATGAAGAACTTCATGatgctaaaaagaaaaacttacaTCGGTGCTTGCCAAGCTCGCCcgatttttctcattttgctCGTCCTCGGCTGCGAGGAATTCCTCGATCAAATTTAACGAAACAAGGGACTGGCTGAAAACCAGGACCTTATCACCAATGAGCTCGCACTGACGAAGAATATCCATGAGAAGTATGAGCTTGCCACTGTGTTCCATTTTGACCATGTCCTCGTCTTGGACGAATTGTGACCACCAGGTGCTAGACATTGGAGTAGTCACGCCTAATTCATCTTCTGGCGGAGGCTGATCTCCACGGGCAGCACGCGTTCTCATTCTAAAGTTGTTTGATTTAGTTCCTGCCGCTGAAAATTTAACCGACAAAGAGTTCGTTAGTAACAGTCGAACAtctataaaatgaaatgaaatggtaatttgaatttggggTTACACGTACcggcttctttttcatcgCCACTTTCATCCAAACAAACAACGCCGCCGTCATCGTCGCTCACGGGTGTTTCTCCTCGGTCGTCAATGAAATCCGCTATTGAACCTTCAGAATCactgctgttgttttttgcTTTAGCTTCACGATTAAGTTCTGCCAACAGCAACGCTTTGGGATGCGTCCAAACTCGCCCCAATTCCTGGAAATCGGCAAAGAGTCCAGCTCCTTTTCCGCGACCGATATGATTCGGACCACCCTTGGCATGATACTCCAGGTAATACTGGTACATCTTGATCTGTAGTTCCGACAACTTCACTGACACGACGTATTCGTGCTTAGGAGGCAAGAATGGAGTCAGAACGGCGTAATCGAATCGTTGCACGGaatctgttaaaaaaatatatatatctttagATAACAAAttcaaggagaagaaaaatgaaattcacctTCGAGCATTTTGTGCAATACGTGGGCTCGTCGTTTCATAACCCGTACGTCAGAGTCAGTCGAGTCGGCAGCCTGTCCGTTTTTAATGGGATTGGCAAATCGATTCGTGAATTCCCTAACTGTTCCCAGTAGATTAGGTTTGACGAACTGAATCATGCAGTGATATTCTAGCAAGCTATTCTGGAGCGGAGTGCCTGTCAAGACCACTCTTCTTCTAGTAGCGATCTTGTTCATTGCCTTGGACAGAGCTGTCTTCTCATTTTTCAGTAAATGGCCCTCATCGCATACAACGAGTTGCGGCCCAGGATCCACTAGAGAGCGTGTGAACACGTCGCgctctttttttgtgatttttttgttgttctcgtTAGTTAGGTTGCGATACATATCGTAACCAATGATCATGACCCCTCCACCTTCCAGCCAACTCTGTAGCGTGTACTTTCGGATATCTTTACTATTACCCTTGGCGCTTGCCATTTCGTACACTTCAACATCTGAATTTGGCGGAAGCCATACGTTAAACTCGTTGACCCAGTTTAGGACTGTGCTAAGAGGACAGACTACTAGCACACGATCAACCTGGatcgaagaaaaatacaatcaaTAATTCTCTTGAATTGATATCTAAgagcagaaaaaataagaggaaAGAACGCGATAATACCTTGCATGCTTTGTTTGTAAGGACCGTGTGCACCAACGTGACGACTTGAAGACTTTTACCCAAACCCATGCAATGGGCCAAAATACATCCAGAGCCAGGATGCTCCTTGAGTCTCTCGATGGATTCGAAGCAAGCATCCCACATGAACTTTACACCCTTGACCTGATGAGGCTTCAGTTTGGTGACGATATGTTTGTCCACCGTAACGAGTTCCTCTTTGGTTTTAGGGTCGAAATCTAAGACCAGGTGGTGGGTCTGCGCATTGATAAGGGCCATATCACCAACAAAGGCTTCATTGTAGAACCTTTGACGCTCAGCTATACGCCTTTTgcgatcttcttcttctttggcagCGGCTTTAGTTTCATCCTGTTAaagattaattttacaaatcaGATACGTACAAAGGaaacagcaaagaaaaaaaaattgaacaagcGACTCACCTTAAGGTTTGTGTCTTTCATGatctttttgatatttttcctgcCTTTCGATCCGCCAGCTTCCGATCGCTGGGATTCGTTCAGAACCTCAATATCTGAATCGTTTGAGTTCTCGGAGTCACTTGTAGCGGCTCTCTTGATTCGACGACGTGATTTGGATTTAGATTTTCCATCTTTGCTAGAGTCGTCATCATCCGAAACTTCATCCGATGGGCTTGAacgcttcttcttccgcttcttcttttctttttctgattctgAAGATTGAAAATCTGAGTCTGATTGAATGCGCCGCTTCTTCCTTTCTctagtcttctttttttctttcttggcttcCTTGCCTTTCTGTGATTTCTTCGTGTCAGATTCGGCATCGGGATCACCAATTGACATACGCAATAGCTTATCAGTTTTGAGATTCGAGCCTTTGACAGCACCTTCTTCATCTGTGCTTAGACCGatgacttcttcttttaactcAATTATTCCAATATCATCGGTTTCCATCGCCAAATCACAttctataattattttttcttctgctgatTTTGGAGCTTCGTCTGGAATATTCTCAGTTTCTTGGGTGTCCATATCaaaatctgaatctgaatCACTAGCTGCTAACAAAGCTAGACGAACGGCTTCGTTGCGATCAGGAATCGACGATGTCGTTGACAACTTGGTTATTCCAGTTACTTGCTCAGTTGCTTCAATCTCTGAGGACGAAGATGATGAATCCAGATCTTCAAGCCGAAAAGGTtttgtttcagattttttaatcTTTGAGTACTGTTTTTTAGGCTTATCTGCCTCTTTCTCAAAGCCCCCTGGATCGGAATCATCCAATTCAGAAGTCGAGCTATTTACTGCAATTTTTATCGGACTTTTCACTAGGCGGTCGACTTGTTTTTTGAGCATCGATTCTTCCGATTCCTTTCCGTTTAGCACTTCgttctgcaaataaaaaatttttgttttaagttattagaaatgtttttaatctACTCTTATCCTTACCAAATTAGTGATGCGATTGACGACGACGGCGCATTCGGCTTTCAGCTTAGGATCGTCCTCTAACCCCAGCGGtatgcttcttcttttctttgttctcTTTACACGAGGGCTGAGCTTCAATTCAGCGAGACTGTCGTCTGAATCGGAGGATTCCCTTAAAAGTTCTAGCCTTgccttttcattcaaatctaTTTCTGGTGATGATGACGATTTGAGAGATTTCGAGCTCTGACTTGTCACTGGTGTTGAGGTTCTCAATGTTGAGTTGACAATGACTTCATCGTTCGATGCAGGCAAGACTTTTGTGCTGGTGCGTTCCTTTGAGGTTGGTGTACTTCTAGAGAGTTTAGATTTGAAGGATTTATTTCCTGTTGCTGCGAGAGACGGGGTGCCTACACCTCTTGCTGAGCCGGCAGTGGGGGATGGTGTAGTAGAAATTTTCGCTTCTTGTTTGATAACGACTTTGTCATTATTAACATTACTGACCTCACCTTTTGGCAAAATATGATCGAGTGGAACTGTCTTTGTGGAATCCTCAAGATCGGAATCATTTTCAGATTGGGTCTTAGCGAACATATCGGGTGAATGCGAATTTAACTCTGTCGTTATAAATTTGACTGGAAATGGTTCCAGAGACAGCTTATGATCACCTTCAACTAAACTAGCTTGCCTTTCTTGGAGAGCGTCTTCTTCGGTCGGTTTACTTTCAGTAAGCTCTGAGAACGTATCGAAAAATTCGACAGATTCATCATTTGCGAGAGTATCTTCCACTGTTGGCAATCGGGTCTTCTCAGCTGCGTTGGGTTGTGCTTCAGCTTCATTTGATGAGCTGTTGTCCCCAGACTGTTCTTCTGTTGGTAAGGGACTTGGGCAATGTGGAATAGTTGCTTGACTGCTCAAGGAGCAAATAGATTTCCGAGGAGAATCTTTCGTAGAATTTGAAGTTGCCGAATGGGGAGGTGGCGATTCCCGAACTTCGGCATAGTAATCTTGCTTGCTGTTTGCTTCCCtaaagtttttaattttcactaTAAGTCGCTTGCCGGCTCTTGGAGTCGAATCCTGCTTTAAGATGGATGATTCCTGTTGATCGACCTCTATGTCTGCGGTGTTGCCATAATTCTGTTCAAATTTAGCAACCAGCTTCTCCTCCAGTAACTTCATATTTAGGCGAGTTGTGACGACGGCTTTACGAAGTTTACGGCAGTAATTAACGACCTTGTCTTTCTGTTGGTGACACGAACTTCCATCGGCTTCTTCGCATTCTTTAGACCAACTGACTCCCACTTTTGATGCCAGTGCCTTACAGTACGTGGCCAACTTTTCTGCTTCACTTATGATGGCTGGCAACCAAATGGAAGGATCACTCGAAACATTCGTGTCCTGCAGTGATCGCCTTGACAAAGACTTTcgactaaataaaataaataaacatttataACACGTTTAAAGGTATTattaattgattcattttaaaatgggaGAAATGCATACCCAGGAGTTGATTTCATCGCTGACATGACCATTCTACATAGCGCTCTTTGACTCCAAAGGGGAAGATTGTTGCAAACTAAGCAACTCCACTTGCACTTACTGCTTGTGATTTCTAGAAGATTCACACGTCCTAAGCAACGTCTTAAGCATGCCTGTCATGTACATTCGGATAGActgattaaaagaaaaacctacTTTCTTagcgaattttaaaaacattaccTTGCAAAACACATTCGTGCAGGTATCGCAGCATATAATCATTCCGCCTTCGGCACACCAACGGCAATACTCATCATGTCCGTTTTCATCTTTGGTAAAAGGGCCGTTACTGTAAAATTCTCGACAACTCTacgaattgaaaataaaattcgtaACCAGAACATGACtgtgaaattaaatgaaactaACTTTGCACACGAGTACACCTAAAACTGGGTGGATTCTGATGTTATCCCGATTGACAAGGAAAAGCTGGCACGAACAAGTGGTACACTTCAATGATGACATCTGAGCATTATTTGCTGTAGACACATACACAATTAAAGTTATTGTAATGGAAATTTAAAGGCAAAATAAGGTAATTTACCCTGCTTGTAATTCTCAAAGAATTGCAGCTCTTCGTCAGTCATTTTCATTAGTGTTTCTTCATCATAGATAATTGAACTTTGATTAAATGGAACTAAAGATTTTCCAGTGGTAACTGCCATGGAATTTTTTGAAGCTGAGGCAGTAGGTTTTCCATTATCCTTCAAACCACAGGTGGCTCCAACATACTCTTCCGCTGAAGAGTCTTCAAACATATCAACATCATTTGAAGAATCTTTCtccaatctaaaaaaaaaacattaagtcATTAAGGCATTGAAAACAGATAATAAAACACTGTGTGAAATATTTTACCTGCAGTCTTCACTCATGTCCTCATTCTGTTCTGCTGAACCAAAATCAGGAATGCTGAAATCCTCGACAGATGAGGTCATTTTTCTCTAAAATAATTaacgaatttttaattgaaaaaattaattgaaagtttcataagtaaataaattgaaaactaTTGGTGATCAGTAAGTTGAAAGGGATAGTTCTCAAAAGTGTTCACTCATGCATGGACCCAAGACATCTAAAGgtcacttgtttttttgtctttgtaaTAACAACAGAAATTTTTAAGGAAACAAACATTCACAGGGAAAGACAAAAACCAAGAAGCCAAACTGAGCAGGGAAATCACAACAAAACTTAACAGTGAAGCATTCATAGCCTTTATCGTAAATTACCCAATCTTTTCAATGCTTCAGTTTCGACCGTAACTGAGCAATCTCGTACGCAAACCCAGCAAATCTGAAAATCTGCATAAAATGCCAATATCAGGAGGAGcacagtagaaaaaaaaaagaactgttaACAAATTCAGTGTCTttctaaaaaccaaaaaaatagttgTGAGGACTCAAGGCGCCATTAGACCGGCTAACAACGTTGTCGGATtgtatttttgtcttttttttttatttcgttctgATCTTTTGTGTTGAAGGAGGGGGTACATTGCGCTGAGCCAAGAGCTGTGCGCGCgtctgtttaaaaaataaatcggcGTCGACGAAGAGTGCgcaagatgaaaagaaaaaaactaggG from Daphnia pulex isolate KAP4 chromosome 4, ASM2113471v1 encodes:
- the LOC124193173 gene encoding transcriptional regulator ATRX homolog isoform X3 gives rise to the protein MTSSVEDFSIPDFGSAEQNEDMSEDCSRKSLSRRSLQDTNVSSDPSIWLPAIISEAEKLATYCKALASKVGVSWSKECEEADGSSCHQQKDKVVNYCRKLRKAVVTTRLNMKLLEEKLVAKFEQNYGNTADIEVDQQESSILKQDSTPRAGKRLIVKIKNFREANSKQDYYAEVRESPPPHSATSNSTKDSPRKSICSLSSQATIPHCPSPLPTEEQSGDNSSSNEAEAQPNAAEKTRLPTVEDTLANDESVEFFDTFSELTESKPTEEDALQERQASLVEGDHKLSLEPFPVKFITTELNSHSPDMFAKTQSENDSDLEDSTKTVPLDHILPKGEVSNVNNDKVVIKQEAKISTTPSPTAGSARGVGTPSLAATGNKSFKSKLSRSTPTSKERTSTKVLPASNDEVIVNSTLRTSTPVTSQSSKSLKSSSSPEIDLNEKARLELLRESSDSDDSLAELKLSPRVKRTKKRRSIPLGLEDDPKLKAECAVVVNRITNLNEVLNGKESEESMLKKQVDRLVKSPIKIAVNSSTSELDDSDPGGFEKEADKPKKQYSKIKKSETKPFRLEDLDSSSSSSEIEATEQVTGITKLSTTSSIPDRNEAVRLALLAASDSDSDFDMDTQETENIPDEAPKSAEEKIIIECDLAMETDDIGIIELKEEVIGLSTDEEGAVKGSNLKTDKLLRMSIGDPDAESDTKKSQKGKEAKKEKKKTRERKKRRIQSDSDFQSSESEKEKKKRKKKRSSPSDEVSDDDDSSKDGKSKSKSRRRIKRAATSDSENSNDSDIEVLNESQRSEAGGSKGRKNIKKIMKDTNLKDETKAAAKEEEDRKRRIAERQRFYNEAFVGDMALINAQTHHLVLDFDPKTKEELVTVDKHIVTKLKPHQVKGVKFMWDACFESIERLKEHPGSGCILAHCMGLGKSLQVVTLVHTVLTNKACKVDRVLVVCPLSTVLNWVNEFNVWLPPNSDVEVYEMASAKGNSKDIRKYTLQSWLEGGGVMIIGYDMYRNLTNENNKKITKKERDVFTRSLVDPGPQLVVCDEGHLLKNEKTALSKAMNKIATRRRVVLTGTPLQNSLLEYHCMIQFVKPNLLGTVREFTNRFANPIKNGQAADSTDSDVRVMKRRAHVLHKMLEDSVQRFDYAVLTPFLPPKHEYVVSVKLSELQIKMYQYYLEYHAKGGPNHIGRGKGAGLFADFQELGRVWTHPKALLLAELNREAKAKNNSSDSEGSIADFIDDRGETPVSDDDGGVVCLDESGDEKEAAAGTKSNNFRMRTRAARGDQPPPEDELGVTTPMSSTWWSQFVQDEDMVKMEHSGKLILLMDILRQCELIGDKVLVFSQSLVSLNLIEEFLAAEDEQNEKNRASLASTDLKQDPIGTWRFNHDYFRLDGQTSAELRKNACNAFNNPSNLRSRLFLISTKAGGLGINLVAANRVIIFDASWNPSHDVQSIFRVYRFGQKKPCYIYRFLAQGTMEEKIYDRQVTKLSLSCRVVDEQQIERHFNSADLNELYIFEPDSHLRRPTPLLPKDRLLAELTIQRKDWIVTYHEHDSLLENKSEEELTEAERKAAWDDFENEKRGVNPMMGMMMNEMPGFMSMPGMPEILGGLAGRSVAGIPLSSIAAMIYNSNPGINQDEFLGRLRLTVDQLQNFSVQQAAAASAAAAAASAQSAALQQPGDAQRLLMQRQVAADQLKRQFGNTPQSPGLPGPSGLGASAPPRSRGRPTIGPHQRTDLYGLAPVIYNSATGSNQPAGPSGSNSVPKT